A part of Paraburkholderia largidicola genomic DNA contains:
- a CDS encoding CbtB domain-containing protein: protein MNDAVLQPVDALTPIPLRELLPWIVFGGLLMLLVLYFVGAEEGATSLVPGMYVHEFVHDGRHLLGFPCH from the coding sequence ATGAACGATGCTGTGCTCCAACCCGTAGACGCGCTCACGCCCATTCCATTGCGCGAGCTGTTGCCGTGGATCGTGTTCGGCGGCCTGCTGATGCTGCTGGTGCTGTACTTCGTCGGCGCAGAGGAAGGCGCGACGTCGCTCGTGCCGGGTATGTACGTGCACGAGTTCGTGCACGACGGGCGCCATCTGCTCGGTTTTCCCTGCCACTGA
- the nthA gene encoding nitrile hydratase subunit alpha, whose amino-acid sequence MTPMFEYPEDREASSAAKVRALEALLIEKGVIGSDSVDAVLAHFETMAGPFNGAKIVAHAWVDPAYKQRLVEDTPKAIAELSLPLGMAGAEGEHMAAVANDSNVHNLIICTLCSCYPWPVLGLPPYWYKDPVFRARGVREPRAVLQEFGVTVPAEKEVKVWDSSAQIRWFVVPERPANTEHLSEEELAALVTPESMMGVALVAAPAA is encoded by the coding sequence ATGACCCCAATGTTCGAATATCCGGAAGACCGCGAAGCGTCGAGCGCCGCCAAGGTCCGCGCACTCGAAGCGCTGCTGATCGAGAAAGGCGTGATAGGCAGCGATTCCGTCGATGCCGTCCTCGCGCACTTCGAGACGATGGCAGGCCCGTTCAACGGCGCGAAAATCGTCGCGCACGCGTGGGTCGATCCCGCGTACAAGCAGCGGCTCGTCGAAGACACACCCAAAGCGATCGCCGAGCTTTCGCTGCCGCTCGGCATGGCGGGGGCGGAAGGCGAGCATATGGCCGCCGTCGCCAACGACAGCAACGTGCACAACCTGATCATCTGCACGCTGTGCTCGTGTTATCCGTGGCCCGTGCTCGGCCTGCCGCCGTACTGGTACAAGGACCCCGTGTTTCGCGCGCGCGGCGTGCGCGAGCCGCGCGCCGTGCTGCAGGAATTCGGCGTGACCGTACCCGCGGAGAAAGAAGTGAAGGTGTGGGACAGCAGCGCGCAGATCCGCTGGTTCGTCGTGCCGGAGCGCCCGGCGAACACGGAGCATCTGAGCGAAGAAGAACTCGCCGCGCTCGTCACGCCGGAATCGATGATGGGCGTCGCGCTCGTCGCCGCGCCCGCAGCCTGA
- the denD gene encoding D-erythronate dehydrogenase: MKVLITGGAGFLGQRLARELLARGELKGTDGQRQPITELVLLDVVAAQGPKDERVRVEVGDIAERSVLERVIDDKTAAIFHLAAIVSGQAEADFELGMRINLDASRLLLDVCRARGHRPRVLFTSSVAVYGGDLPDVVLDETALNPQSSYGAQKAGAELLLNDYARRGFVDGRVLRLPTISVRPGKPNAAASSFASGIIREPLTGEAAVCPVSGSTRLWLLSPRKAIECLIAGSEIDSAALGNRRTVNLPGVSVTVDEMVAALREVAGDAVAARIEWKADERVEKIVGSWPARWDVSRATQLGLHGDASFKDIVRAFIDDELGGKVPQH, translated from the coding sequence ATGAAAGTACTGATCACGGGCGGCGCGGGATTTCTCGGCCAGCGTCTTGCACGCGAACTGCTCGCGCGCGGCGAACTGAAGGGCACAGACGGACAGCGTCAGCCGATTACCGAACTGGTGTTGCTCGACGTCGTCGCGGCGCAGGGTCCGAAAGACGAACGTGTGCGCGTCGAAGTCGGCGACATTGCCGAGCGCAGCGTGCTCGAACGCGTGATCGATGACAAGACGGCGGCGATCTTCCATCTTGCGGCGATCGTCAGCGGCCAGGCGGAAGCCGATTTCGAGCTTGGCATGCGCATCAATCTGGACGCATCGCGGTTGCTGCTCGATGTGTGCCGCGCGCGCGGGCATCGGCCGCGTGTTCTGTTCACGAGTTCGGTTGCCGTCTACGGCGGCGATTTGCCGGATGTCGTGCTCGATGAAACCGCGCTCAATCCACAGTCGTCGTATGGTGCACAGAAGGCGGGCGCCGAGCTGCTGCTCAACGACTACGCACGGCGCGGCTTCGTCGATGGCCGCGTGCTACGCCTGCCGACCATCAGCGTCCGGCCGGGCAAGCCGAATGCAGCGGCGTCGTCGTTTGCGAGCGGCATCATTCGCGAGCCGCTCACTGGCGAAGCCGCTGTGTGCCCCGTGAGCGGCTCGACGCGCCTGTGGCTGCTGTCGCCGCGCAAGGCGATCGAGTGTCTGATAGCGGGAAGCGAGATCGACAGCGCGGCGTTGGGCAATCGCCGCACCGTGAACCTGCCGGGCGTGTCGGTGACGGTCGACGAAATGGTCGCGGCGCTGCGCGAGGTGGCGGGCGATGCCGTCGCGGCGCGCATCGAATGGAAAGCGGATGAGCGTGTCGAGAAGATCGTCGGCAGCTGGCCCGCGCGATGGGATGTATCGCGCGCGACGCAGCTTGGGCTGCATGGCGATGCGTCGTTCAAGGACATCGTCCGCGCTTTCATCGACGACGAACTCGGCGGGAAGGTTCCGCAGCACTGA
- a CDS encoding DUF1097 domain-containing protein, with amino-acid sequence MKKPEAYTLSIGVLAVADTWLTGTLLPVPVWVTFIAWASFFVLGGGRAGFVKSVASNLTGLVIASLTLLCIATTSGSALAVAVLVGIGSAAMVQASKLKLLDVLPAIVWGFASTVGTTVATGKAITTAGIGNPALVAATALVTGAVFGFVSEVVGEALALKREHRLS; translated from the coding sequence ATGAAAAAGCCTGAGGCGTACACATTGAGCATCGGCGTTCTTGCTGTCGCCGACACATGGCTCACGGGAACCCTGCTTCCCGTTCCCGTCTGGGTGACGTTCATCGCCTGGGCGTCGTTCTTCGTGCTGGGCGGCGGACGCGCAGGCTTCGTCAAGAGCGTTGCGTCGAATCTGACCGGGCTCGTGATTGCATCGCTGACGCTGCTGTGCATTGCGACGACGAGCGGCAGCGCACTCGCGGTCGCGGTACTGGTCGGCATCGGCAGCGCGGCAATGGTGCAGGCGTCGAAGCTCAAGCTGCTCGACGTATTGCCCGCAATCGTGTGGGGTTTTGCATCGACAGTCGGCACGACCGTCGCCACCGGCAAGGCCATCACGACGGCGGGTATCGGCAATCCTGCGCTCGTCGCCGCTACTGCGCTCGTGACAGGCGCAGTGTTCGGCTTCGTATCGGAAGTCGTGGGCGAAGCGCTCGCACTCAAGCGCGAGCATCGGCTCAGCTAA
- the nthB gene encoding nitrile hydratase subunit beta, with product MKLQHHLGGIENLGPVSTETRVFVEPWEKRIFGIHTVMMAESAHLANAPHPYPVDQLPTTFRNDWTWASLRTGAEDMQPFDYFKYRYYEKWLGGISQFFVDQGYITAEELAQKTAHYRASPDATLPDKPDTALAAQVDAYLQNGDSGYHTLERAARFTKGDTVRIADPDAVDHTRLPGYLRNKTGTVDLVYPGAFSYFVSTGVDGIGEPMPVYRIAFDTADIWGEGKSEANTTLYADLYEAYVQPAN from the coding sequence GTGAAATTACAGCATCACCTTGGCGGCATCGAAAACCTCGGCCCTGTCAGCACCGAGACGCGCGTTTTCGTCGAGCCGTGGGAAAAGCGCATCTTCGGCATTCATACCGTGATGATGGCCGAGAGCGCGCATCTGGCGAACGCGCCGCATCCTTATCCGGTCGATCAACTGCCGACCACGTTCAGGAACGACTGGACGTGGGCGTCGCTACGCACGGGCGCCGAAGACATGCAGCCATTCGATTACTTCAAGTACCGCTATTACGAGAAGTGGCTAGGCGGCATTTCGCAGTTCTTCGTCGATCAGGGCTACATCACGGCGGAAGAACTCGCGCAGAAGACGGCGCACTATCGCGCGAGCCCGGATGCCACCTTGCCGGACAAGCCGGACACGGCCCTTGCCGCGCAGGTCGATGCGTATCTGCAAAACGGCGATTCGGGTTATCACACGCTCGAGCGCGCAGCCCGCTTCACGAAAGGTGACACGGTGCGCATCGCCGACCCCGACGCCGTCGATCACACGCGTCTGCCCGGCTATCTGCGCAACAAGACGGGCACCGTCGATCTCGTCTATCCGGGCGCGTTCTCGTACTTCGTATCGACGGGCGTAGACGGCATAGGAGAGCCGATGCCCGTCTACCGGATCGCCTTCGACACCGCCGACATCTGGGGCGAAGGCAAAAGCGAAGCCAACACCACCCTCTACGCGGATCTGTACGAAGCCTACGTGCAGCCGGCCAACTAA
- the otnI gene encoding 2-oxo-tetronate isomerase: MPRFAANLTMMYNEHAFLDRFAAAARDGFEAVEFLFPYDFPAADLKARLTENGLTQALFNAPPGDWAAGERGIASLPGREDEFRRSVDTALEYARVLGNDKLHVMAGLIKPEQSRAAHREVYLKNLAYAAKAAQADGITVVIEPINTRDIPGFFLNRQDDAQAICAEVGAANLRVQFDLYHCQIVEGDLAVKLKRDIKGIGHIQVAGVPERHEPDIGEVNYPYLFSLIDELGYDGWIGCEYRPRAATSDGLGWIRPYVKARS, translated from the coding sequence ATGCCTCGCTTCGCCGCCAATCTGACGATGATGTACAACGAACACGCGTTTCTCGACCGTTTCGCCGCCGCGGCGCGCGATGGCTTCGAGGCCGTAGAGTTCCTGTTCCCCTATGACTTTCCGGCCGCCGATCTGAAGGCGCGTCTGACCGAGAACGGTCTCACGCAGGCGCTGTTCAACGCGCCGCCCGGCGACTGGGCGGCGGGCGAGCGCGGCATCGCGTCGTTGCCGGGCCGCGAGGACGAGTTTCGCCGCAGCGTCGATACCGCGCTCGAATATGCGCGCGTGCTCGGCAACGACAAGCTGCATGTGATGGCCGGCTTGATCAAGCCCGAGCAATCGCGCGCCGCGCATCGCGAGGTGTATTTGAAGAACCTCGCATATGCGGCGAAAGCCGCGCAGGCGGACGGCATTACCGTCGTCATCGAGCCGATCAACACGCGCGATATTCCCGGCTTCTTTCTGAACCGGCAGGACGATGCGCAGGCGATCTGCGCGGAAGTCGGCGCGGCGAACCTGAGAGTGCAATTCGATCTTTACCACTGCCAGATCGTCGAAGGCGATCTTGCCGTGAAGCTCAAGCGTGACATCAAGGGTATCGGTCATATCCAGGTTGCGGGCGTGCCCGAGCGGCACGAGCCGGATATCGGCGAAGTGAACTATCCGTATCTGTTCTCGCTGATCGATGAACTGGGTTACGACGGCTGGATCGGCTGCGAATACCGGCCGCGCGCGGCCACGTCCGATGGGCTGGGATGGATCAGGCCGTACGTGAAGGCACGCAGCTAA
- a CDS encoding GlxA family transcriptional regulator has protein sequence MKRIKVGMLVFPGFQLLDIAGPRDAFAEVKILSKGECEYEMLTVGTTRGAVQSSSGLSTMPDRTIFDVCPEFDTIIVPGGLGIFDAFDDPALSGWLKTQHRHCRRVSAICNGLFALGAAGLLDNKVVTTHWMDVPRLAATFPKARIEPDHIFVQDGNIYTTAGVTAGIDLSLAMIEDDFGRQMALDVAKYLIVYLRRAGGQSQFSPLLETQASPGSQMVALQQLMLDNLHVDHTVTSLAERVHMSARNLSRLFAKECGITPMTFLANARIDAARRFLEATDLSLREIAQRCGFEDTDGFRRTFHRRLQINPADYRDRFRSKKPLVEKKKSGASRVESRGSATVSNSAMRDTR, from the coding sequence ATGAAACGCATCAAGGTCGGCATGCTTGTCTTTCCCGGTTTCCAGCTGCTCGATATCGCCGGGCCGAGGGACGCGTTCGCCGAAGTGAAGATACTGAGCAAGGGCGAGTGCGAATACGAAATGCTGACGGTCGGCACGACGCGCGGCGCAGTGCAATCGTCGAGCGGCTTGAGCACGATGCCCGACCGCACGATCTTCGACGTGTGCCCCGAGTTCGACACGATCATCGTGCCCGGCGGCCTCGGCATCTTCGACGCGTTCGACGACCCGGCGCTGAGCGGCTGGCTCAAGACGCAGCACAGGCATTGCCGCCGCGTATCGGCGATCTGCAACGGGCTGTTTGCGCTCGGCGCCGCCGGCCTGCTCGACAACAAGGTGGTGACGACGCACTGGATGGACGTGCCGCGCCTCGCCGCGACCTTTCCAAAGGCGAGGATCGAACCGGATCACATCTTCGTGCAGGACGGCAACATCTACACGACGGCGGGCGTGACGGCAGGCATCGATTTGTCGCTCGCCATGATCGAAGACGACTTCGGCCGCCAGATGGCGCTCGATGTCGCGAAGTATCTGATCGTCTATCTGCGGCGCGCGGGCGGGCAATCGCAATTCAGCCCGCTGCTGGAGACGCAGGCGTCGCCGGGCTCGCAGATGGTCGCGCTGCAGCAGCTCATGCTCGACAACCTGCATGTAGACCATACGGTGACGTCGCTCGCCGAACGCGTGCACATGAGCGCGCGCAACCTGTCGCGGCTCTTCGCGAAGGAATGCGGCATCACGCCGATGACGTTTCTCGCCAATGCACGCATCGACGCCGCGCGACGCTTTCTCGAAGCCACAGATCTCTCGCTGCGGGAAATCGCACAACGCTGCGGCTTCGAAGACACCGACGGGTTTCGCAGGACCTTCCATCGCCGGCTGCAGATCAACCCGGCTGACTATCGCGACCGGTTCAGATCGAAGAAGCCGCTGGTGGAGAAGAAGAAATCGGGCGCGTCGCGCGTGGAGTCTCGTGGGTCTGCCACGGTTTCGAATAGCGCGATGCGTGACACGCGCTAG
- a CDS encoding nitrile hydratase accessory protein has product MFTRFEEYAAASMLGTPDSPPRLDGKLFFTNRWERDVFGLALSLSKAGCFEWEVFRQSLIASIAKWETIDCENQPRWDYYERFLEALLNVVEASGVLSRDELQRVITARRVAAQS; this is encoded by the coding sequence ATGTTTACGCGCTTCGAGGAATACGCCGCGGCATCGATGCTCGGCACGCCGGACTCGCCGCCGCGTCTGGACGGCAAGCTGTTCTTCACCAACCGCTGGGAACGCGACGTGTTCGGGCTCGCGCTGTCGCTGTCGAAAGCGGGTTGCTTCGAATGGGAAGTCTTTCGACAGAGCCTGATTGCGTCGATTGCGAAGTGGGAAACGATCGATTGCGAGAACCAGCCGCGCTGGGACTACTACGAACGTTTTCTCGAAGCGCTGTTGAACGTGGTCGAAGCCAGCGGCGTGCTGTCGCGCGACGAACTTCAGCGAGTCATCACGGCGCGGCGCGTGGCGGCTCAATCATGA
- a CDS encoding CbtA family protein → MVGKLLMRGMLAGVVAGLIAFGFARVAGEPQVDRAIAFEEHTHAMEGDAHEPELVSRDTQAGLGLLTGVVAYGAAFGGLFALTFAWAWGRVGTLGARPLAAWLALGAFVALVVVPNLKYPANPPSVGDPETIGYRTGLFFLTIAISVAIMVLSLNVRSIAARRFGAWNGALAGLLAFVVMLAVVLAALPAIDEVPAAFPATLLWKFRVAAIGMQAVIWTTLGALFGVLAERTGFADSPARRTARDTSPATQAF, encoded by the coding sequence ATGGTCGGCAAGCTGTTGATGCGCGGCATGCTCGCGGGCGTCGTCGCGGGGTTGATCGCGTTTGGATTCGCGCGCGTGGCGGGCGAGCCGCAGGTCGATCGCGCGATCGCCTTCGAGGAACACACGCACGCGATGGAAGGCGACGCGCACGAACCCGAACTGGTGAGCCGCGACACGCAAGCCGGCCTCGGCTTGCTGACGGGCGTCGTCGCGTACGGTGCGGCGTTTGGCGGGCTTTTCGCGCTGACCTTTGCGTGGGCATGGGGACGCGTCGGCACGCTCGGCGCACGGCCGCTCGCCGCGTGGCTCGCGCTCGGTGCGTTCGTTGCGCTCGTCGTCGTGCCGAATCTCAAGTATCCCGCCAACCCGCCATCCGTCGGCGATCCGGAGACGATCGGCTATCGCACGGGGCTGTTCTTTCTGACGATTGCGATCTCGGTCGCGATCATGGTGCTGTCGCTCAACGTGCGCAGCATCGCCGCGCGTCGCTTCGGCGCATGGAACGGCGCGCTGGCGGGGCTGCTCGCCTTCGTCGTGATGCTGGCCGTCGTGCTTGCAGCGTTGCCCGCTATCGACGAAGTCCCGGCCGCTTTCCCTGCCACGCTGCTGTGGAAATTCCGCGTCGCCGCGATCGGCATGCAGGCCGTGATCTGGACCACGCTAGGCGCGCTGTTCGGCGTGCTCGCCGAACGCACCGGATTCGCGGACTCGCCCGCGCGCCGCACTGCACGCGACACGAGCCCGGCAACGCAGGCTTTTTGA